Proteins from a single region of Mailhella massiliensis:
- a CDS encoding metallophosphoesterase, which produces MLNGYDVIGDIHGCADKLEALLSRLGYEKSGGVWRHPDRMVIFLGDYIDRGPQILETLTLVRNMREAGTAECLMGNHEFNAVCWSTPRPDDSGEYLRSHNEKNTVQHAATLEQLADSYKPWVQWMRTLPLWLEIGDLGGEGNRLHMVHACWSQEAMDMLTGGECGGESLVTGRRDAPCLAEAGYTRACCDKTSCEYQAVETLLKGPELPLPEGMTLLDKEGNARNNYRVKWWLPMAESCRDMALMGCENLTSIPEDARPEPGCWEALPVEYPTFFGHYWRSPGEDIRLYSPLVACLDFSAVAGGPLVAYRWNRGDTALRNDRFVWIGSGEDITARSRRLFFP; this is translated from the coding sequence ATGCTGAATGGTTACGACGTGATAGGTGATATACACGGCTGCGCGGACAAGCTGGAGGCCCTGCTTTCCCGCCTGGGATATGAAAAAAGCGGCGGCGTGTGGAGGCACCCCGACCGCATGGTCATCTTTCTCGGCGATTATATCGACCGCGGCCCTCAGATTCTGGAAACGCTGACCCTCGTCCGCAACATGCGCGAAGCGGGAACTGCCGAATGTCTCATGGGCAACCATGAGTTCAACGCCGTCTGCTGGAGCACCCCCCGGCCGGACGATTCCGGCGAATATCTCCGCAGCCACAACGAAAAAAACACGGTGCAGCACGCCGCCACACTGGAACAGCTTGCCGACAGCTACAAGCCCTGGGTGCAGTGGATGCGGACCCTGCCGCTCTGGCTGGAAATAGGCGACCTCGGCGGGGAAGGAAACCGCCTGCACATGGTGCACGCCTGCTGGTCGCAGGAAGCCATGGACATGCTTACCGGCGGCGAATGCGGGGGAGAAAGCCTCGTTACGGGCAGAAGAGACGCCCCCTGCCTTGCGGAAGCGGGTTACACGCGCGCCTGCTGCGACAAGACAAGCTGTGAATATCAGGCCGTGGAAACGCTGCTCAAGGGGCCGGAACTTCCGCTGCCCGAAGGCATGACACTGCTCGACAAGGAAGGCAACGCAAGAAACAACTATCGCGTAAAATGGTGGCTCCCCATGGCAGAAAGCTGCCGCGACATGGCGCTCATGGGCTGTGAGAACCTGACCAGCATTCCCGAGGATGCCAGGCCGGAGCCGGGCTGCTGGGAAGCCCTTCCCGTGGAATATCCCACCTTTTTCGGACATTACTGGCGCAGCCCCGGCGAAGATATACGCCTGTATTCCCCGCTGGTGGCCTGCCTCGACTTCAGCGCCGTTGCCGGGGGGCCGCTGGTGGCCTACCGCTGGAACCGGGGCGACACCGCCCTGAGAAACGACCGTTTCGTATGGATCGGCAGCGGCGAGGATATCACCGCACGCTCCAGAAGGCTGTTCTTCCCGTAG
- a CDS encoding flavodoxin, translating to MSRFFPLSSLSRRSLLKKTLSALAVAAIFPLVPRTAMAAEGRNILIVYYSWSGNTRALAGVIREKLNADMAELQPVTPYPSSYNACVDLAGREQKEGVFPAVRPLNIDVSRYDVILAGSPNWWGSWAGPVRTFLHTQPLAGKTILPFCTHGGGGWQNLPSDLAALCPRARTGNGLALRGGDASPVLVERWLKEAGLA from the coding sequence ATGTCCCGATTCTTCCCTCTTTCTTCTCTCTCCCGTCGTTCTCTTCTTAAAAAGACCCTGTCCGCGCTGGCCGTCGCCGCAATTTTCCCCCTTGTCCCCCGCACGGCCATGGCTGCCGAAGGGAGGAACATCCTCATCGTCTATTATTCCTGGTCGGGCAACACCAGGGCTCTGGCCGGAGTCATCCGGGAAAAACTGAACGCGGATATGGCGGAACTCCAGCCCGTCACGCCCTACCCTTCCTCCTACAACGCCTGTGTCGACCTTGCCGGCAGGGAACAGAAGGAGGGCGTATTCCCTGCCGTCCGGCCCCTCAATATCGATGTGTCGCGGTACGACGTCATTCTCGCCGGTTCCCCCAACTGGTGGGGTTCCTGGGCCGGCCCCGTACGTACCTTCCTGCATACGCAGCCTCTGGCAGGCAAAACCATACTCCCCTTCTGCACCCACGGTGGTGGCGGCTGGCAGAACCTGCCTTCGGATCTTGCCGCGCTCTGCCCCCGGGCACGCACGGGCAACGGACTCGCCCTGCGCGGGGGCGACGCCTCCCCCGTTCTTGTGGAACGCTGGCTGAAAGAAGCCGGTCTCGCCTGA
- a CDS encoding capsule biosynthesis protein — MASYLFLQGPHGPFFRLLGQEMSARGHKVTRVNLCGGDVLDWPLDALAYQGRTSDWSRWVHELMEERAVTDLLVFGDWRPHHREAVHIARLHGIRVWAFDEGYLRPHWITMERGGVNGNSTLPHTPEQVREQSRLCPEPVQPASFLNPIARRQLQAVLYAGASLLGIPFFPFYRTHRPYGHLCELFSGWIPHIFTRASRMRASEQALKRLDDAPYFLFPLQLDSDSQVRRYSPFSGMKEAIAWVMTSFAQYAPEGTHLVIRNHPLDSGLIRYDRFIRSFSEACGIEDRVIFVESGNGMDMLRKSRAVVLLNSTMGMQALELGKAVYCVGKAIYAMPGLAQSAEEIPLSRFWEEFRTPDKTLLQDFERLLLSHTLVNGNFYFGNGMKRAVQGCAAKLEDAAREKS, encoded by the coding sequence ATGGCAAGCTACCTTTTCCTTCAGGGGCCGCATGGACCTTTTTTCCGCCTGCTGGGGCAGGAAATGAGCGCGCGCGGGCACAAGGTGACCCGCGTGAACCTCTGCGGGGGCGATGTGCTGGACTGGCCGCTTGATGCGCTGGCCTATCAGGGCCGTACGTCGGACTGGAGCCGGTGGGTGCATGAGCTTATGGAAGAGCGCGCCGTTACCGATCTTCTGGTTTTCGGCGACTGGAGGCCTCATCACCGCGAGGCCGTGCATATCGCAAGGCTGCACGGCATACGGGTCTGGGCTTTTGACGAGGGCTATCTCCGCCCGCACTGGATTACCATGGAGAGAGGAGGGGTGAACGGCAACTCCACATTGCCGCATACGCCGGAGCAGGTGCGTGAACAAAGCCGTCTCTGCCCGGAACCTGTTCAGCCCGCATCCTTCCTCAACCCCATTGCCCGCCGCCAGCTTCAGGCCGTGCTTTATGCCGGGGCTTCGCTTCTGGGCATACCGTTTTTCCCCTTTTACCGCACGCATCGTCCCTACGGGCATCTGTGCGAGCTTTTCAGCGGATGGATACCCCATATTTTCACCAGGGCAAGCCGCATGAGGGCCTCGGAGCAGGCGCTGAAGAGACTGGATGACGCTCCGTATTTTCTCTTTCCGCTCCAGCTGGATTCCGATTCGCAGGTGCGGCGCTATTCCCCCTTCAGCGGCATGAAGGAAGCCATTGCCTGGGTCATGACATCCTTTGCCCAGTACGCGCCCGAAGGTACGCACCTTGTCATCCGCAATCATCCTCTGGACAGCGGGCTTATCCGATACGACCGTTTTATCCGCAGCTTCAGCGAGGCCTGCGGCATAGAGGACCGCGTTATTTTCGTGGAAAGCGGCAACGGCATGGACATGCTGCGCAAGAGCAGGGCCGTGGTGCTTTTGAACAGCACCATGGGGATGCAGGCGCTGGAGCTCGGTAAGGCGGTGTACTGTGTGGGCAAGGCCATTTACGCCATGCCCGGCCTTGCGCAGAGTGCGGAGGAAATTCCTCTTTCCCGCTTCTGGGAGGAGTTTCGTACGCCGGACAAGACGCTGCTGCAGGATTTTGAGCGGCTTCTGCTCTCTCATACGCTGGTGAACGGTAATTTTTATTTCGGCAACGGCATGAAAAGAGCCGTGCAGGGATGTGCGGCAAAGCTTGAGGATGCCGCCCGCGAGAAATCCTGA
- a CDS encoding outer membrane protein has product MVDSSMTYFFLEDEVKRIFFLVALAMVIVPSFACASGSGVYLAPKFSFSVQHTRGTLDLHTSTWGPRRVFGAGAGGALALGYDFAPKFDVPVRLELEYGASDHISKTASIKVFRRRFPFRAKIGVQTLLFHSYADIPTSSGFTPYIGAGAGMAFLSTKGSGMGISTESTDSVPAGQVGLGCSYTFNRHVSVDMGYRFVFMGGTDTTCNSIRLELHRNYMHQVMLGLRVMF; this is encoded by the coding sequence ATGGTCGATTCGTCCATGACATACTTTTTTCTGGAGGATGAAGTGAAGAGAATTTTTTTCCTTGTTGCTCTGGCAATGGTTATAGTGCCTTCCTTTGCCTGTGCTTCGGGAAGCGGGGTATATCTTGCCCCGAAGTTTTCCTTTTCCGTACAGCATACCCGGGGGACTCTGGATCTGCATACCTCCACCTGGGGGCCGAGAAGAGTATTCGGGGCCGGGGCCGGAGGGGCGCTGGCACTCGGCTATGATTTTGCGCCGAAGTTCGATGTGCCCGTCCGGCTGGAATTGGAGTACGGCGCTTCCGACCATATTTCCAAAACGGCGAGCATAAAGGTTTTCCGCAGGCGTTTTCCCTTCCGGGCAAAGATCGGGGTACAGACGCTGCTTTTCCATTCCTATGCGGATATCCCGACCAGCAGCGGGTTTACTCCTTATATCGGCGCGGGGGCCGGTATGGCCTTTCTTTCCACCAAAGGCAGCGGCATGGGCATATCTACGGAAAGCACGGATTCCGTGCCTGCCGGACAGGTGGGGCTGGGCTGTTCTTACACGTTCAACAGGCATGTTTCCGTAGACATGGGCTATCGTTTCGTGTTTATGGGCGGTACGGATACGACGTGCAATTCCATACGGCTGGAACTTCACCGCAACTACATGCATCAGGTCATGCTCGGCCTGCGTGTGATGTTTTAG
- a CDS encoding patatin-like phospholipase family protein has translation MNRKTYSGLDRLPRGRASSIVTPGCLVLEGGALRGTYSVGVMDALMEEDVNLQCTIGVSAGALNGISYVSGQIGRSARSPLRFRHDPRYFGFGAFLRNRSPFGFDFMFGELSRTLDPLDMERFMSPERRFVAVATNCRTGKAEYFEKGVCADIMLATRASSTMPYISRMVDMEGAPYLDGGCACKIPLHWALENGFSNIVVIKTRPDDYRRNPSAGRRLAHLIYGRKWPKLAAALAESNADYNRLCDDIARLQREGRVFVLSPSRFMDIGRMESDLEKLGEWYWLGYRDAKNAMPALRNYLQRTKA, from the coding sequence ATGAACAGAAAAACATACTCCGGCCTCGACCGCCTGCCCCGTGGGCGGGCATCCTCCATCGTCACACCGGGCTGCCTTGTTCTGGAAGGCGGCGCGCTCCGCGGTACCTACAGTGTGGGCGTGATGGACGCGCTCATGGAAGAAGACGTCAATCTGCAGTGCACCATCGGCGTTTCCGCAGGTGCGCTCAACGGCATAAGCTATGTTTCCGGCCAGATAGGCCGCTCGGCACGCAGCCCGCTGCGTTTCCGGCACGATCCGCGCTATTTCGGCTTCGGCGCGTTTCTGAGAAACCGCAGCCCCTTCGGCTTCGATTTCATGTTCGGAGAACTTTCCCGCACGCTGGACCCGCTGGATATGGAACGCTTCATGAGCCCGGAACGACGCTTTGTGGCCGTGGCCACCAACTGCCGTACCGGAAAGGCGGAATACTTCGAAAAAGGCGTCTGCGCCGACATCATGCTTGCCACGCGGGCTTCTTCCACCATGCCCTACATTTCCCGGATGGTGGACATGGAAGGAGCCCCCTATCTCGACGGAGGCTGCGCCTGCAAGATCCCCCTGCACTGGGCGCTGGAAAACGGCTTTTCCAACATTGTGGTCATCAAAACCCGGCCCGACGATTACCGCCGCAACCCCTCGGCGGGGCGCAGGCTCGCCCATCTCATCTACGGCAGGAAATGGCCGAAGCTTGCCGCGGCCCTTGCAGAAAGCAACGCCGACTACAACCGTCTCTGCGACGACATCGCCCGCCTGCAGCGCGAAGGGCGCGTGTTCGTCCTAAGCCCGTCGCGCTTCATGGACATAGGCCGCATGGAAAGCGATCTGGAAAAGCTGGGAGAATGGTACTGGCTGGGCTATCGTGACGCAAAAAACGCCATGCCCGCGCTCAGAAACTACCTGCAGAGAACGAAAGCGTAG
- a CDS encoding CobW family GTP-binding protein produces MRRNIVPITLLTGYLGAGKTTLLNHVLSNQEGYKVAVIVNDIGEVNIDAALIEKGGNVEMDDSLIPLSNGCICCTLKEDLLQQILDLIATCRFDYILIEASGICEPMPIAQAITLGSEVMPTVCRLDSIVTVVDAMRMADEFLNGQKLLQENDDDDVESLLIQQMEFCTTVVLNKVDEVAPEQLDELRAVIRQLQPEARILETNYGRVQVKDILDTHSFNFARAGKSAGWIRALQAHDGHDEEHDHAPHEHHHEHEEGHSHGEEYGISTFVYFRRAPFDQEKFSSFVEMSWPENVIRCKGLLWFRENPAMSYMFEQAGRQTVATPFGRWMATAPAQQREEARRANPELDRNWDARYGDRMIKLVFIGRHMDREAVCAALDACLAAD; encoded by the coding sequence ATGCGCAGAAACATCGTTCCCATCACGCTGCTCACCGGTTATCTCGGCGCGGGCAAGACCACGCTGCTCAATCATGTTCTTTCCAATCAGGAAGGCTATAAGGTCGCCGTCATCGTCAACGACATAGGCGAAGTGAACATCGACGCCGCGCTCATCGAAAAAGGCGGCAACGTGGAAATGGACGACAGCCTCATCCCCCTTTCCAACGGCTGCATCTGCTGCACCCTTAAAGAAGACCTCCTCCAGCAGATTCTCGATCTCATCGCCACCTGCCGTTTCGACTACATTCTCATCGAAGCCAGCGGCATCTGCGAACCCATGCCCATAGCGCAGGCCATCACTCTGGGCAGCGAAGTCATGCCCACGGTATGCAGGCTCGATTCCATCGTCACCGTGGTGGACGCCATGCGCATGGCCGACGAATTTCTGAACGGCCAGAAGCTCCTGCAGGAAAACGATGACGACGATGTGGAAAGCCTGCTCATCCAGCAGATGGAATTCTGCACCACCGTGGTGCTCAACAAGGTGGACGAGGTCGCCCCTGAACAGCTTGACGAGCTTCGCGCCGTCATCCGCCAGCTCCAGCCGGAAGCCCGCATTCTGGAAACCAATTACGGCAGGGTGCAGGTAAAGGACATCCTCGACACGCACAGCTTCAACTTCGCGCGGGCAGGAAAATCCGCCGGATGGATACGCGCACTCCAGGCCCACGACGGCCACGACGAAGAACACGACCACGCGCCTCATGAACATCATCACGAACACGAAGAAGGCCATTCCCACGGCGAGGAATACGGTATTTCCACCTTCGTGTACTTCCGTCGCGCCCCCTTCGATCAGGAAAAATTCAGTTCCTTTGTGGAAATGAGCTGGCCGGAAAACGTCATCCGCTGCAAGGGACTCCTCTGGTTCAGGGAAAACCCGGCCATGTCCTACATGTTCGAGCAGGCGGGCAGGCAGACGGTGGCCACCCCCTTCGGCCGCTGGATGGCCACGGCCCCGGCGCAGCAGCGGGAGGAGGCGCGTCGCGCCAACCCGGAACTCGACCGAAACTGGGATGCGCGCTACGGCGACCGCATGATCAAACTGGTCTTCATCGGCAGGCACATGGACAGAGAGGCCGTCTGCGCCGCCCTGGACGCATGTCTTGCCGCCGACTGA
- a CDS encoding GTP-binding protein — protein MKKRRIVPITVLSGYLGAGKTTLLNHVLSNQEGYKVAVIVNDIGEVNIDASLIARGGTVEVDDSLVPLSNGCICCSLKTDLLEQVLNLIESGRFDYILIEASGICEPLPIAQTLCLGDESLPKICRLDGIVTVVDAQRMVDEFLGGQKLVDEDLEEEDIASLVIQQIEFCTTIVLNKVDGLTEDQLGLLKTVIRKLQPEANIIETNYGKVDVKSILDTGRFDFDRACASIGWVQALEADAPAEEEDHSQCDHEHGHCVHDHEHHDHDGHHDHEHGHDHHEHGEGHGHHCHHHHHDGHEHGEEYGISTFVYFRRAPFSQKKFEDFVNDAWPSSVIRCKGLIWFADEPETAYLYEQAGRQMTASPYGEWVAAAPAKRQAAERRVDKQLDAEWDETYGDRMQKLVFIGQHMDKAAICAALDTCLEK, from the coding sequence ATGAAAAAAAGACGCATAGTTCCCATTACCGTTCTGTCCGGCTACCTCGGCGCGGGCAAGACCACCCTGCTCAACCACGTTCTTTCCAATCAGGAAGGCTACAAGGTCGCCGTCATCGTCAACGACATCGGTGAAGTGAATATCGACGCCAGCCTCATCGCCCGAGGCGGAACCGTGGAAGTGGACGACAGCCTCGTGCCCCTTTCCAACGGCTGCATCTGCTGCTCGCTCAAGACCGATCTTCTGGAGCAGGTGCTCAACCTCATCGAATCCGGCAGATTCGACTACATTCTCATCGAAGCCAGCGGCATCTGCGAGCCTCTCCCCATTGCCCAGACGCTCTGCCTCGGCGACGAATCCCTGCCCAAGATATGCAGGCTCGACGGCATCGTCACCGTGGTGGACGCGCAGCGCATGGTGGATGAATTCCTGGGCGGACAGAAGCTGGTGGACGAGGATCTGGAAGAAGAGGATATCGCAAGTCTGGTCATCCAGCAGATAGAATTCTGCACCACCATCGTCCTCAACAAGGTGGACGGCCTCACCGAAGATCAGCTCGGCCTGCTCAAGACCGTCATCCGCAAGCTTCAGCCCGAAGCGAACATCATCGAAACCAACTACGGCAAGGTGGACGTGAAGTCCATTCTCGATACGGGCCGCTTCGACTTCGACCGCGCCTGCGCCTCCATCGGCTGGGTGCAGGCTCTGGAGGCGGACGCGCCTGCGGAAGAAGAAGATCATTCCCAATGCGATCATGAACACGGCCACTGCGTGCATGACCATGAACACCATGACCATGACGGACACCATGATCATGAGCACGGGCACGACCATCATGAGCACGGAGAAGGCCACGGTCATCACTGCCACCATCACCATCACGACGGGCACGAGCACGGCGAGGAATACGGTATTTCCACCTTCGTGTATTTCCGCCGCGCGCCCTTCAGCCAGAAGAAGTTCGAAGACTTCGTCAACGATGCCTGGCCTTCCAGCGTCATCCGCTGCAAGGGACTCATCTGGTTTGCGGATGAACCCGAAACCGCCTACCTGTACGAACAGGCTGGCCGCCAGATGACCGCGTCGCCCTACGGAGAATGGGTGGCCGCCGCTCCTGCCAAACGTCAGGCCGCCGAACGCCGGGTGGACAAGCAGCTCGACGCCGAATGGGATGAAACCTACGGCGACCGTATGCAGAAGCTGGTGTTCATAGGTCAGCACATGGACAAGGCGGCCATCTGCGCCGCACTGGACACCTGCCTCGAAAAATAG
- a CDS encoding capsular polysaccharide biosynthesis protein: MQSSSGHPGGSTFFLAFSRKFSRIPHLAAFLGGEVRLAGKEQGGEPCAVAGWGHKPTAEKARRYATEHALPYIAVEDGFLRSLNLGCEGADPLSLVVDHTGIYYDATAPSGLENLLNGKGWENPELMASAEKALSSIIRHGLSKYNHAPEAEPGLLGREEVGSPRVLLIDQTVGDASVSLGLADASSFTAMLEDAKKRFPHARLFVKTHPDVLAGKKKGYLTEEAKRCGAVLLAHDVSPLSLLRQADVVYCVTSQMGFEALMLGREVHVFGMPFYAGWGLTTDAVSCPRRAGKRSLLEVFAAAYLLYARYVNPVTGERCDIHDTIARLAVQREKNEANRGFHACFGYSLWKHPHARAFVQSTGAEFRFFKYFHGEQRAVSCAVRHGGDVVAWSSKCVGGSLEERCRNAGVPLVRMEDGFIRSVGLGSEFQWPYSLVLDRRGIYYDPSQPSDLEVILQGLPEREDHDELCLRARNLREFIVAKGLTKYNVGGTALSRERWPSGRRVLLVPGQVEDDASVRRGGCGIRSNFELLEEVRRRNPDAFIIYKPHPDVEVRNRKGKIEDADALRVADEVVRDIRMDAMLAVVDEVHTLTSLTGFEALLRGVRVCAYGGPFYAGWGLTEDCAADRAFLSRRTARLTLDELTAGVLLLYPSYYDWQTASFCTAEDVCRRLLQPGGQMRGKYMVRVFAALRSLARKVF; the protein is encoded by the coding sequence ATGCAGAGTTCTTCAGGTCATCCGGGAGGGAGTACGTTCTTCCTGGCTTTTTCCCGTAAGTTTTCCCGTATTCCGCACCTTGCCGCGTTTCTGGGAGGGGAGGTGCGCCTTGCGGGAAAAGAGCAGGGCGGCGAACCGTGCGCCGTGGCAGGCTGGGGTCACAAGCCGACGGCGGAAAAGGCCAGGCGCTATGCGACGGAACATGCCCTGCCCTATATTGCCGTGGAGGACGGTTTTCTCCGTTCCCTGAATCTTGGTTGCGAAGGGGCCGATCCGCTTTCTCTGGTGGTGGACCACACCGGTATTTATTATGATGCCACCGCTCCTTCGGGTCTGGAAAACCTTTTGAACGGGAAAGGCTGGGAAAATCCCGAACTCATGGCCTCGGCGGAAAAGGCGCTTTCCTCCATCATCCGGCACGGCCTCAGCAAGTACAATCATGCGCCGGAAGCGGAACCCGGGCTTCTCGGCAGGGAAGAAGTGGGCTCGCCGCGCGTGCTTCTCATCGATCAGACGGTGGGGGATGCTTCCGTTTCCCTCGGGCTTGCGGATGCCTCTTCCTTTACCGCCATGCTGGAAGATGCGAAAAAGCGTTTTCCCCATGCGCGGCTTTTTGTGAAAACGCATCCCGACGTGCTTGCGGGGAAGAAGAAGGGCTACCTTACCGAAGAGGCGAAACGCTGCGGAGCGGTGCTCCTTGCCCATGATGTTTCCCCCCTTTCTCTCCTCCGGCAGGCGGATGTGGTGTACTGCGTTACTTCCCAGATGGGCTTTGAGGCTCTCATGCTGGGCAGGGAAGTGCATGTTTTCGGTATGCCTTTTTATGCGGGCTGGGGGCTTACGACGGATGCCGTATCCTGCCCGCGCCGTGCAGGAAAGCGCAGTCTTCTTGAAGTGTTTGCGGCGGCCTACCTGCTTTATGCCCGTTATGTGAATCCCGTTACCGGGGAGAGGTGCGATATCCACGATACCATTGCCCGGCTTGCCGTTCAGCGGGAAAAGAACGAGGCCAACCGGGGATTCCATGCCTGCTTCGGGTATTCTCTGTGGAAGCATCCCCATGCCCGGGCCTTTGTGCAGAGCACGGGGGCGGAGTTTCGCTTCTTCAAATACTTCCACGGTGAACAGAGAGCCGTTTCCTGTGCCGTACGGCATGGCGGCGATGTGGTGGCATGGTCCTCCAAATGCGTGGGCGGCAGTCTTGAGGAGCGGTGTCGCAACGCCGGGGTTCCGCTGGTGCGCATGGAGGACGGCTTCATCCGTTCCGTGGGGCTCGGGTCGGAATTTCAGTGGCCGTATTCGCTGGTGCTGGACCGTCGGGGCATTTATTACGATCCCTCCCAGCCCAGCGATCTGGAAGTGATTCTTCAGGGACTGCCGGAAAGGGAGGATCACGACGAGCTTTGTCTGCGTGCCCGGAATCTCCGGGAATTCATCGTGGCCAAAGGGCTGACCAAGTACAATGTGGGCGGTACGGCCCTTTCCCGCGAGCGCTGGCCTTCCGGTCGCAGGGTGCTTCTGGTGCCCGGTCAGGTGGAGGACGACGCTTCGGTGCGGCGAGGAGGGTGCGGCATACGCAGTAATTTTGAACTGCTTGAGGAAGTACGTCGCCGCAACCCCGATGCCTTCATCATCTACAAACCGCACCCGGATGTGGAAGTACGCAACCGGAAAGGGAAGATAGAGGATGCCGATGCCCTGCGTGTGGCCGATGAAGTGGTGCGGGATATACGCATGGACGCCATGCTTGCCGTGGTGGATGAAGTGCACACCCTTACCTCTCTTACCGGCTTTGAGGCGCTGTTGAGGGGCGTCAGGGTATGTGCCTACGGCGGACCTTTTTATGCAGGCTGGGGCCTGACGGAAGACTGTGCCGCCGACAGGGCCTTTTTGTCCCGCCGTACGGCGCGCCTTACGCTGGATGAACTTACGGCGGGCGTTCTGCTGCTGTACCCCTCTTATTACGACTGGCAGACGGCAAGCTTCTGCACGGCGGAGGATGTCTGCCGCCGCCTTCTCCAGCCCGGCGGGCAGATGCGCGGCAAGTATATGGTGCGCGTGTTCGCCGCACTCCGTTCTCTGGCAAGGAAGGTGTTCTGA
- a CDS encoding TSCPD domain-containing protein, with protein sequence MQFVFIPERVCSKMYMIEVDEKSRIITRFDFKGGCPGNLQGIGRLIRGMHIDEVISRFENMPICPTSKVSSCPEQIRRALLDLRAKLDTGMVQEQPRFGLESFASLKK encoded by the coding sequence ATGCAGTTTGTCTTCATACCGGAGCGCGTGTGCTCCAAAATGTACATGATAGAAGTGGACGAGAAAAGCCGCATCATCACCAGGTTCGACTTCAAGGGCGGCTGCCCGGGCAATCTCCAGGGCATAGGCCGTCTCATCCGCGGTATGCACATCGACGAAGTGATCAGCCGCTTTGAGAACATGCCCATCTGTCCTACCTCGAAGGTGTCGTCGTGCCCCGAGCAGATCCGCCGTGCGCTGCTGGATCTGCGCGCCAAGCTCGATACCGGCATGGTGCAGGAACAGCCCCGTTTCGGGCTGGAATCCTTCGCTTCCCTGAAGAAGTAA